The Bacteroidota bacterium genome includes a window with the following:
- a CDS encoding class II glutamine amidotransferase has protein sequence MSEAIKHECGIALIRLLKPLQYYIDKYNSPMYGLNKLYLLMEKQHNRGQDGAGVATIKFDIPPGTRYISRYRSNTSSAIKDIFGKINDKFSDGYKKNPEKMKDARWVKKHVAFAGELMLGHLRYGTYGGNSIENCHPFLRQNNWITRNLVVAGNFNLTNVDELFDHLVELGQHPKEKTDTVTVMEKIGHFLDREVERLFGIHKTKENTNAEITDLIARDLNIQQILKDAGKKWDGGYTMAGMFGHGDAFVLRDPNGIRPAYWYADEEILVVTSERPTIQTAFNVPFEEIREITPGCALIIKKDGHYEEKRVRTQKEKLSCSFERIYFSRGNDKDIYEERKSLGRQLTANVLKSVGFDLKKSVFSFIPNTAEVAFYGLVDGLNAYMNTVKKLKILTMKTVADPELSEILNMQPRIEKIALKDAKLRTFITSDTHRDDMVSHVYDTTYGVLKPGDNLVVLDDSIVRGTTLKQSILKILDRLGPKKIIIVSSAPQIRYPDCYGIDMAKMGDFIAFQAAVELLKDNYKENLLEEVYEKAKAQEDLPKDKVINVVKEIYKPFTADEISQKISELLTPPNINAEVEIIYQTIEGLRNAVPGNKGDWYFTGDYPTPGGNKVVNRAFMYYMEGKNVRAY, from the coding sequence ATGAGCGAAGCCATAAAGCATGAGTGCGGCATTGCACTTATTCGTCTTCTCAAACCTCTCCAGTATTATATCGACAAATACAACTCGCCCATGTACGGGTTGAACAAATTGTATTTGCTCATGGAGAAACAACACAACCGCGGACAGGACGGAGCGGGAGTGGCCACTATAAAATTTGATATTCCTCCCGGCACGCGTTACATCAGCCGTTATCGTTCGAACACTTCGAGCGCCATCAAAGATATTTTCGGAAAGATCAATGATAAATTTTCTGACGGGTACAAAAAAAATCCGGAGAAAATGAAAGATGCGCGCTGGGTGAAAAAACATGTTGCATTCGCGGGAGAATTGATGCTCGGCCACCTGCGCTATGGAACTTACGGCGGAAATTCCATTGAGAACTGTCATCCTTTTCTTCGCCAGAATAACTGGATCACGAGAAATTTAGTTGTGGCCGGAAATTTTAATCTCACGAATGTCGATGAGTTATTCGATCATCTTGTTGAACTCGGCCAGCATCCGAAAGAAAAAACAGATACAGTTACTGTAATGGAAAAGATCGGGCATTTTCTCGATCGTGAAGTAGAACGCCTTTTCGGAATTCATAAAACAAAAGAAAATACAAATGCGGAGATCACGGATCTCATTGCACGCGATCTGAACATTCAGCAAATTCTGAAAGACGCCGGAAAAAAATGGGACGGAGGATATACGATGGCAGGAATGTTCGGCCACGGCGATGCGTTTGTATTGCGCGATCCGAACGGGATACGTCCTGCTTACTGGTATGCGGATGAAGAAATTCTTGTTGTCACATCGGAACGTCCCACGATTCAAACTGCATTCAACGTTCCATTCGAAGAGATCCGCGAGATCACTCCCGGTTGCGCACTCATCATAAAAAAAGACGGGCATTACGAAGAGAAGCGCGTGCGTACGCAGAAAGAAAAACTCTCCTGTTCATTCGAAAGGATTTATTTCTCGAGGGGAAATGACAAAGATATTTATGAAGAAAGAAAAAGTCTCGGCCGGCAACTCACTGCAAATGTGCTGAAGAGTGTGGGCTTCGATCTGAAGAAATCTGTTTTCTCTTTTATTCCCAATACAGCGGAAGTTGCATTCTACGGATTGGTGGATGGATTGAATGCTTACATGAACACGGTGAAGAAACTGAAAATTCTCACTATGAAAACGGTGGCCGATCCGGAGTTGTCTGAAATTCTGAATATGCAGCCGCGCATTGAGAAGATCGCTTTGAAAGATGCAAAACTCAGAACGTTCATCACGAGTGATACGCACCGCGATGATATGGTCTCGCATGTGTACGATACAACTTATGGAGTACTGAAACCCGGCGACAACCTCGTGGTGCTCGACGATTCCATTGTGCGCGGAACAACATTGAAGCAAAGTATTCTGAAAATTCTCGACCGGCTTGGGCCGAAAAAAATAATCATCGTCTCATCGGCACCACAGATCCGTTATCCCGATTGTTATGGAATTGATATGGCGAAGATGGGCGACTTCATTGCTTTCCAGGCGGCGGTGGAATTGCTGAAGGATAATTACAAAGAGAATCTTCTCGAAGAAGTTTATGAAAAAGCAAAAGCGCAGGAAGATCTGCCGAAAGATAAAGTGATCAACGTGGTGAAAGAAATTTACAAACCATTCACGGCCGATGAGATCTCGCAGAAAATTTCCGAATTGCTCACGCCGCCGAACATCAATGCAGAAGTGGAAATTATTTACCAGACCATAGAAGGTTTGCGCAATGCCGTTCCCGGGAATAAAGGAGACTGGTATTTCACCGGCGATTATCCAACGCCCGGAGGAAATAAAGTAGTGAACCGCGCTTTCATGTATTACATGGAAGGGAAAAATGTGAGAGCATACTGA
- a CDS encoding T9SS type A sorting domain-containing protein translates to MKKIYSFCILFTALNASAQITWNQQTGVGSNDLYGCSFPDVNNGWVAGFAGTILHTVDGGNNWAQQNVTTTNNFRSINFVDANNGWACGDGGIIFHTTDGGANWNPQSSTVTTNLRSIYFTDANNGWSCGFSGVMLHTTNGGTTWTPQTSTQSNSLMSVKFLNTTTGWVAGSSAPSTQGFILNTANSGSTWGSQTPPNSYNLYSVDFFNATTGWECGTNGTIDKTTNGGTTWNSLTSGVSHTFRGISFPSLTDGWVVGDSGYIYTTTNGGTSWTQQQTFMISFLRSVHFVTTTVGWAVGDNGTILKISSPAGLNELRKLDDFITLCPNPSNGNSTMKIIADKNLKMKYSVTDINGKEIINREVELSSGENIIPLELPMDIEHGIYFITARKESGEIITKKLVVE, encoded by the coding sequence ATGAAAAAAATTTACTCCTTCTGCATTTTATTTACTGCCCTCAACGCTTCGGCACAGATCACCTGGAACCAGCAAACCGGTGTTGGCTCCAATGATCTTTATGGTTGCTCTTTTCCTGATGTCAACAATGGTTGGGTAGCAGGATTTGCAGGAACAATTCTTCATACGGTGGATGGTGGAAATAACTGGGCGCAGCAAAATGTGACCACGACCAACAATTTCCGCAGTATAAATTTTGTAGATGCAAATAACGGGTGGGCCTGCGGCGACGGAGGAATTATTTTTCACACCACAGACGGAGGTGCGAACTGGAATCCACAATCGAGCACCGTCACAACCAATCTCCGTTCCATTTATTTTACCGATGCAAATAACGGATGGTCTTGCGGTTTTTCGGGAGTGATGTTGCATACTACCAATGGAGGAACAACATGGACTCCGCAAACAAGTACACAAAGCAATTCACTGATGAGTGTGAAATTTTTAAACACCACAACAGGATGGGTTGCGGGATCTTCTGCACCTTCCACGCAGGGATTTATTCTTAACACTGCAAATTCAGGATCAACATGGGGATCGCAAACTCCGCCGAACAGTTACAATTTATATTCCGTAGATTTTTTCAATGCAACAACAGGATGGGAATGCGGAACAAATGGAACCATTGACAAAACAACCAATGGAGGAACCACATGGAATTCTCTTACGTCCGGAGTGTCCCATACTTTCCGCGGAATCAGTTTCCCTTCTCTTACTGATGGATGGGTGGTTGGTGATTCAGGATACATTTACACAACGACGAATGGGGGAACTTCCTGGACACAGCAACAAACATTCATGATCAGTTTTTTGCGCTCCGTTCATTTTGTTACTACAACTGTTGGATGGGCTGTGGGCGATAACGGAACCATTCTTAAAATTTCCAGTCCGGCGGGATTGAATGAACTCCGCAAGCTGGATGATTTTATTACACTTTGTCCGAATCCCTCCAATGGAAATTCAACGATGAAAATTATTGCGGATAAGAATCTGAAGATGAAATATTCCGTCACGGATATTAACGGAAAAGAAATTATTAATCGCGAAGTGGAACTTTCTTCCGGGGAAAATATTATTCCGCTGGAATTACCAATGGATATTGAACATGGAATTTATTTTATCACCGCAAGAAAAGAATCCGGCGAAATTATCACGAAGAAATTAGTAGTGGAGTAA